Genomic segment of Veillonella parvula DSM 2008:
CACTGTCGGAGTACCACCGCCCATATAGAGAGTATCGACTGTTAGGCCATAGGAATCAACGATAGATTTCATATCTTCTATATCACGGTTTAAAGCCCTTAGAAATTGACTTTTACCAGCATAATCCTGATAAAGACCATATGGAAACGAGCAATATACGCAACGCGTATCGCAGAAAGGAATACCACAATAGAGACTTACCTTTTTATCGTCTGTATCAGATAGAAACGGACGTTGATATTCGCCAATGGCCCCCAAAGTAGCAAGCTTTTCCATAGACACAGAAAACTCGTCCCTAATGTGACGAGTTGCTGCGTGGACAGAGCCATATGTATCTATATATTTATGTAGTAGCTTTGTAGGGCGCACACCTACCATGGTTCCCCATGGAGCCTCAGCAGGTAAGCCTTGATATTCACGCAAATAGCGCAACAAGGCTTGTCCAATTTGACGACGCCCCATAGAGGAAACAGGGCCTTCAAAAATCTTAATTGTATCACCAATAGTAACAGTTAATGTATATATTCCTTCCACTTCATGCGCTTCAAGGATAACCTCTGGATGTACCTTATCAGAAAAGAGTCCTGCCGCGCCACAGTTATGAGCTACTACGGAGCCAAGTGGTAATGGACCCGTATATAGATATCCATTAACCATGATGGGACATACGCTCAAGCTTTTCTAATTCTGCTTCAGTCATATGATTTTGGCAATCACTACAGTAACCATATACTTTCAATTGATGATCAATGGTACGGAAGTTTAATTTCTTAGCGATGATAGACTCCAATGTTTCAAGCATGTCATCTTCAAACTCGGATACTTTACCACATTTTACGCAAATCAAATGATGATGGAAATGAGCGAACTCTTCGTCATTTAATTCATAACGATTACGGCCATCACCAAAATCAAGACGTTTTAACAAATCAAGTTCAGTGAAGAGATCAAGAGTTCTGTAAATTGTTGCCAACCCGATATCAGGTGCCACCTCTTTTACAAGAACATATACATCTTCAGCACTCAAATGATTTTCTTCAGCATCGATAAATGCTTGCAAGATTGTTTGACGTTGAGTTGTCAATTTGTACTTTTTGTCTTTAATGCGTTCTTTTAATTTTTCTAATGTTGTGTTCATGATAAATTTCCCCTCGACTGTAAAAAATAATTCGTTTAAACCTACTGACCAACGAATGGGTTGTATTGTTTTTCATACCCTATATTTGTTTCCGGTCCATGACCAGGATAAACCATTGTATTATCAGGCAATGTATAAAGCTGAGTCTTAATAGATGATATCAGAGTCTCATAAGAGCCATTTGGAAAATCTGTACGGCCTACGGAATCTCTGAATAAAGTATCCCCTACAAACACAAGACCTTCCATGTAATAACACACACCTCCTGGCGTATGACCTGGTGTTTCAAGCACCTCAAGATCAATATCACCACATGTAATGTGATCACCTTGTTTAACCTCGATGATTTCCGCTTTTACCATAATTGGCGTTGGATTGCTATAAGCACTAAGATTAAGTTCAGGATCAGATAAATACGGTACATCGCCCTTATGAATATATACAGGTACGTGATAGGTATTCACAATCTCTTGAATACCACCAATATGATCTCCATGACCATGTGTCAGTACAACCGCCTTAGGCTTTAAGTCATGTTTTTTTAGCGCATCTAGTACTTCAGCTGTTGCAGGATCGATAATGAAAGCTTCACCTATCGCTTTATCACCGATAACATAGCAATTTGTTCCTAATGGACCTAAAGGCATGCGCATAAGTACTAATTGTTGTTCGCTCATTAAGCCCCTCCTTTACTACGTTGAACAGTATAAACTTCACGAATACGACGCAATTTAGTCATTACGAAATCTAGTTGTGAAATATCGCGGATATCAACCACCAAATTGATGCTTACATTTTTTGTATCCTCTTGAACCTTAGCATTGATGTTAGTAATGGTGATTTTCAATTCTGAAAGCACCGCCATAACTTCCATGAGAATACCAGCTCGATCATAAGCTTGAATATCAATGCCTACGTGGAAAGATTCGCCAGAAGAACCGTCCCAAGAGACTTCTATCATCCGCTCTAAGTCTTCAGGAGAATGGCCCATGCTAGGGCAATCACAGCGATGAATAGAAACGCCACGACCACGGGTTATGTAACCTATAATATCATCACCAGGTACAGGATTACAGCATTTTGCCATACGCACCATCACACCAGCTTCACCTTTTACGAGAACACCAGTGCCATTTTTAGTTTTCTTTTGTCCTTGAGATTTTAATTTCTCAATAATTTGCTCTGTACTGCGCTTAGATTCCTCTACCTCTTTAGACTTTTTATAAAGTTCAATCAAACGCAAGAGAACCGTGCTTACAGGAATGCCGCCATAGCCACAGGCTGCAAACATTTCCTCTTCTGTACCGGCTTTAAGTTGTTTCGTTACATGTTGTAAACGGTTGTCTGCACATAATTCTTTCCAATTATGATTCAATCGTTTTGCTTCTTTTTCAAGAGCTTCTAAGCCTTTTTCAATATTTTCAGCTTTATTTTCACGCTTGAACCAATTGCGAATTTTACTCTTACTTTCAGAAGAACCTACGATATTCAACCAATCAAGGCTAGGACGACCTGTTTTGGATGTGATGATATCAACAATATCACCATTTTGCAAGGTATAATCCAACGGCACAATTTTGCCGTTTACCTTAGCACCAACACAATGATGACCTACATCGGTATGAACTCGATAGGCAAAGTCAAGCGGTACAGAGCCTATTGGCAACTTAACAACGTCACCCTTTGGCGTGAATACAAATACCTCACCAGAGAAAACGTCCAATTTTAAAGCGTTAACGAGTTCCGTTGGATTACTAGTATCTTGCCATTCAAGAACCTGGCGTAGCCATGCAACCTTTTGATCAAATTCTTTATCGCCGTTTTTATTTCCTTCTTTATATCGCCAGTGAGCAGCCACACCATATTCAGATACGCGGTGCATTTCCCAGGTACGAATTTGAATCTCTACCGGTTGCCCCATCGTGCCGATAACGGTTGTATGTAAAGATTGATACATATTAGACTTCGGCATGGAAATATAATCTTTGAACCGATAAGGCAATGGCTTCCACAAGCTATGTGCAATGCCAAGTACCGCATAACAATCAGGAATGCTATCAACGATTACACGAACGGCAAGCAAATCATAAATTTGAGACAAATCGCGGTTGTCCTTTTTCATCTTCTTATAAATACTGTAGAAATGTTTTGGACGACCTTTGATATCCGCCTTGATATGAGCTTCGCTTAAAGCCTTTGTAAGTTGACTCATCGTATCATTAACGATGTCTTCCCGGACTTGACGTTTTTGTTTCATTTGATCAACTAGATCATAGTATTTTTCCGGCTCTAAATAACGGAAGGATAAATCTTCCAACTCCCATTTCACATTGAAGATACCGAGACGATGTGCCAAAGGTGCAAAGATTTCTAGGGTTTCCTTAGCAATACGTTTTTGTTTGTCACTACGCATATGCTTTAATGTGCGCATGTTGTGTAAGCGGTCACCCAATTTAATAACTACGACACGTACATCCTTCGCCATGGCTAAAATCATCTTTCGATAGTTTTCCATTTGACGATCTTCTTTTGTTTCATACTGGAATTGGTTTAATTTTGTTACCCCATCAACGAGGAATGCTACTTCAGAACCAAACATCTCCTCTAGGTCTTCCTTCGAGTAAGATGTATCTTCGACCACATCATGCATAAGAGCTGCCATGAGTGTAATATGGTCGATTTGTAAATGTGCCAAAATATCAGCTACAGCCAGCGGATGCATGATATACGGCTCACCGGAAGCTCTAAACTGACCTTCGTGAGCCTTATCAGCAAGCTCAAAAGCTTTCAATACTTGGTCACACTCATCATCTGTTAAATACGTATGGATATACTCCATAAACTCGGCTAAGGCTTTACTTTTATCAAATGTACTTTGTTCCACCAAAGCTTTGCCTTCTTCATTTACAGTTGTCATGATGTCACCTCCTATACACTATAAGTAAGGAATGTTACGGATGTGACAAGATCTAATTTTCCTTCAATGGCATTCCATCTCAGCATTAATTGACCATCATCACTTGTATATTCTTCAACAATGCCCAATTCTTTAAATACATCGATAGATGTTAGAGCACTGCGATTATTCTGATCTGCCGGCTTGCGACGCAATATATCTTGTTCAACATTATAAACCGACTGACTGCGACCTCGCATGGACTGTTTTATTATGACATACATTTGTCTAAGTCCTTCTGTAGAAAGCTTAATCGGCTCTTCAGTCAATGGTTCAATAGCTTGAATCATAAGCTGCGGAGAAACCAGACCTTGCCATTCATTCTTTTGCAAAGAAAATGCCACTTTTACCACAGTTCCCACGAAGATAGATCTAAATAAATCTGGACAATTCCAAGCTATAGCATCTAATGTACCATTCGAAGTTGCAAAAATTACCTTACAGTGATTTTTTAATTGCCCCATGAGCATAATATCTTGCACAGTAGCTTCCATAATGGCAAAGACTGGCGTGCTATTGGCCATCCCATAAGGCTCAAGGTCTGATACGCGGTCAATGATATCGACATCGATATCATCAACAGGTAGTTCCGCATCAATGGCCACAACGGGAATATATTCCTCAGCAGTAACAACTTCTTTACAATACTTAGTTAAACGGTATCGTAACTCATCAATACGATTTGCATCGATGCTAAAACCTGCCGCCGCAGAGTGTCCGCCAAACTGTAGCAAGATATCCTCGCAAGATTTTAATGCATCATATATGTTAAAGCCATCTATACTACGGCACGAGCCTTTACCAACGCCATCATGAATACTGATAACTAAGGTTGGTTTGTAAAACTCCTCTACTAGACGAGAAGCAACAATACCAATGACACCGGGATGCCACTCTTCGCCGGCCACAATAGTTACATAATCAGCTTTATGTCCTTGATTAGCTACATCTATACGAGCCAACTCGTGAATATTTCGTTCTAGCTCTTGTCGTTCACGATTCGTTTCGTTTAATTCCTCTGCAATTGCCTCTGCTATATCTGCATCATCGGTCACGAGTAGTTCA
This window contains:
- a CDS encoding Fur family transcriptional regulator, translating into MNTTLEKLKERIKDKKYKLTTQRQTILQAFIDAEENHLSAEDVYVLVKEVAPDIGLATIYRTLDLFTELDLLKRLDFGDGRNRYELNDEEFAHFHHHLICVKCGKVSEFEDDMLETLESIIAKKLNFRTIDHQLKVYGYCSDCQNHMTEAELEKLERMSHHG
- a CDS encoding MBL fold metallo-hydrolase yields the protein MSEQQLVLMRMPLGPLGTNCYVIGDKAIGEAFIIDPATAEVLDALKKHDLKPKAVVLTHGHGDHIGGIQEIVNTYHVPVYIHKGDVPYLSDPELNLSAYSNPTPIMVKAEIIEVKQGDHITCGDIDLEVLETPGHTPGGVCYYMEGLVFVGDTLFRDSVGRTDFPNGSYETLISSIKTQLYTLPDNTMVYPGHGPETNIGYEKQYNPFVGQ
- a CDS encoding RelA/SpoT family protein, yielding MTTVNEEGKALVEQSTFDKSKALAEFMEYIHTYLTDDECDQVLKAFELADKAHEGQFRASGEPYIMHPLAVADILAHLQIDHITLMAALMHDVVEDTSYSKEDLEEMFGSEVAFLVDGVTKLNQFQYETKEDRQMENYRKMILAMAKDVRVVVIKLGDRLHNMRTLKHMRSDKQKRIAKETLEIFAPLAHRLGIFNVKWELEDLSFRYLEPEKYYDLVDQMKQKRQVREDIVNDTMSQLTKALSEAHIKADIKGRPKHFYSIYKKMKKDNRDLSQIYDLLAVRVIVDSIPDCYAVLGIAHSLWKPLPYRFKDYISMPKSNMYQSLHTTVIGTMGQPVEIQIRTWEMHRVSEYGVAAHWRYKEGNKNGDKEFDQKVAWLRQVLEWQDTSNPTELVNALKLDVFSGEVFVFTPKGDVVKLPIGSVPLDFAYRVHTDVGHHCVGAKVNGKIVPLDYTLQNGDIVDIITSKTGRPSLDWLNIVGSSESKSKIRNWFKRENKAENIEKGLEALEKEAKRLNHNWKELCADNRLQHVTKQLKAGTEEEMFAACGYGGIPVSTVLLRLIELYKKSKEVEESKRSTEQIIEKLKSQGQKKTKNGTGVLVKGEAGVMVRMAKCCNPVPGDDIIGYITRGRGVSIHRCDCPSMGHSPEDLERMIEVSWDGSSGESFHVGIDIQAYDRAGILMEVMAVLSELKITITNINAKVQEDTKNVSINLVVDIRDISQLDFVMTKLRRIREVYTVQRSKGGA
- the recJ gene encoding single-stranded-DNA-specific exonuclease RecJ, coding for MIKKKRWRLCEGDREKENILIRELGVNPIVAKLMVNRHIDVDEGRRFLQGTLSDLLDPFTLKDMDVAVSLVLETIESHKPIVIYGDYDVDGITATSVLYRFLKKLGADVTYYIPERQSEGYGLNLEALKHLIERGTDLVITVDCGISSYDIVEAVRDRINMIITDHHTAPDVIPRAKAVINHKQKDCPYKDKNLSGVGVAFKLCQALWLTKHGEWYLDDLDIVALGTVADVVPLVGENRIIVKSGLEKMNSYPNLGINKLIDVAGLHERTITSGHIGYTLAPRLNAAGRVTHATRAVELLVTDDADIAEAIAEELNETNRERQELERNIHELARIDVANQGHKADYVTIVAGEEWHPGVIGIVASRLVEEFYKPTLVISIHDGVGKGSCRSIDGFNIYDALKSCEDILLQFGGHSAAAGFSIDANRIDELRYRLTKYCKEVVTAEEYIPVVAIDAELPVDDIDVDIIDRVSDLEPYGMANSTPVFAIMEATVQDIMLMGQLKNHCKVIFATSNGTLDAIAWNCPDLFRSIFVGTVVKVAFSLQKNEWQGLVSPQLMIQAIEPLTEEPIKLSTEGLRQMYVIIKQSMRGRSQSVYNVEQDILRRKPADQNNRSALTSIDVFKELGIVEEYTSDDGQLMLRWNAIEGKLDLVTSVTFLTYSV